A window of Streptomyces armeniacus contains these coding sequences:
- a CDS encoding GntR family transcriptional regulator, which translates to MSLGEQALVIVRQAIVSGEIGPNEIYSASALATRLGVSNSPVREAMLTLVNQGILEPVRNRGFRIVPISEHDLDEIGEMRRMLEVPGVVALIDRASDEDIEALRPIAEEIECAARSGDVAVFLDADRRFHLSLLELGGNSRLVKTVAQLRDQTRLYGVSALAEQGTLQQTAPEHFEILDALLARDAAAVEQVMARHLDHIRGEWAGEAPGPAPGATADRSAVGTR; encoded by the coding sequence GTGAGTCTTGGCGAGCAGGCGCTGGTGATCGTGCGGCAGGCCATCGTCTCCGGGGAGATCGGGCCGAACGAGATCTACTCCGCCTCTGCGCTGGCGACCCGCCTGGGCGTGTCCAACAGCCCCGTACGGGAAGCCATGCTCACCCTCGTCAACCAGGGCATCCTGGAGCCCGTACGCAACCGCGGCTTCCGCATCGTGCCCATCAGCGAGCACGACCTGGACGAGATCGGCGAGATGCGCCGCATGCTGGAGGTCCCGGGCGTCGTCGCGCTGATCGACCGGGCGAGCGACGAGGACATCGAGGCGCTCCGGCCGATCGCCGAGGAGATCGAATGCGCCGCGCGCTCCGGTGACGTCGCCGTCTTCCTCGATGCCGACCGCCGGTTCCATCTGAGCCTGCTGGAGCTGGGCGGCAACAGCCGGCTGGTCAAGACCGTCGCCCAACTCCGCGACCAGACCCGCCTCTACGGCGTCAGCGCCCTCGCCGAACAGGGAACCCTGCAGCAGACCGCGCCCGAGCACTTCGAGATCCTCGACGCCCTGCTCGCGCGTGACGCGGCGGCGGTCGAGCAGGTGATGGCCCGTCACCTCGACCACATCAGGGGCGAATGGGCGGGAGAGGCTCCCGGCCCGGCCCCCGGCGCAACCGCGGACCGCTCGGCGGTCGGCACGCGCTGA